A region from the Bacteroidota bacterium genome encodes:
- a CDS encoding asparaginase, producing MIKRTVLLIYTGGTIGMVKDRKTGSLIPFNFDNLLGRVPELSLLDCDFETFSFENPIDSSNVAPSDWLQLADKIEEVYNVYDGFVILHGTDTMSYTASALSFLLENLKKPVIFTGAQLPISDLRTDAKENLITAIQIASDYDKEGNALVQEVGLYFEYKLYRANRTTKINSEHFEAFGSLNFPALAESGVHLNYNKHLFINVDNNKELKVHRNLDNNVAVIKLFPGITKSVLDAVINIEGLKGLVIETYGSGNAPSQDWLVESISDAINNGIIVVNITQCPAGMVDQGLYDVGLQMRKLGVVGGRDMTTEAAITKLMFVLASNTYNEEPEKWLRKNLRGELKDK from the coding sequence ATGATAAAGAGAACAGTTTTACTGATATATACAGGAGGTACTATAGGAATGGTAAAAGACCGGAAGACAGGGTCGCTTATTCCTTTTAATTTCGATAATCTCCTTGGAAGAGTGCCTGAATTGAGTTTGTTGGATTGTGATTTTGAGACATTTTCGTTCGAAAATCCAATTGATTCTTCCAATGTTGCCCCAAGTGATTGGTTACAGCTAGCAGATAAAATTGAAGAAGTATATAACGTATATGATGGTTTTGTAATTCTTCACGGTACAGATACTATGTCTTATACAGCTTCTGCATTAAGTTTTCTGTTAGAAAACCTGAAGAAGCCGGTAATCTTCACCGGAGCACAGCTTCCGATAAGCGATTTACGTACAGATGCAAAAGAAAATTTAATCACAGCTATTCAAATCGCTTCAGATTATGATAAGGAAGGAAATGCTCTGGTTCAGGAAGTAGGTTTGTATTTTGAATACAAACTATACAGAGCAAACAGAACTACGAAAATTAATTCAGAGCATTTTGAAGCCTTTGGATCTTTAAATTTTCCGGCTCTTGCAGAATCGGGTGTACATTTAAATTATAATAAACACTTATTTATTAATGTAGATAATAATAAAGAGTTGAAGGTTCACAGGAATCTTGATAATAATGTTGCTGTTATTAAACTGTTCCCGGGAATAACGAAGAGTGTTCTCGATGCAGTGATAAATATTGAAGGTTTAAAAGGTTTAGTAATTGAAACATATGGATCGGGAAATGCACCTAGTCAGGATTGGCTGGTTGAGTCTATTTCGGATGCAATTAATAATGGCATAATTGTTGTAAATATTACACAGTGTCCGGCCGGAATGGTCGATCAAGGTCTGTATGATGTAGGTTTACAGATGAGAAAATTGGGTGTAGTAGGTGGCAGAGATATGACAACGGAAGCCGCAATTACAAAGTTGATGTTTGTATTAGCCAGTAATACCTACAATGAGGAGCCTGAGAAGTGGCTGAGAAAAAATCTAAGAGGAGAACTAAAGGACAAGTAA